From a single Brettanomyces bruxellensis chromosome 7, complete sequence genomic region:
- a CDS encoding uncharacterized protein (MEROPS:MER0002882), which produces MIDETDGMSNETPNNRNSNDSISAETTTTKNYLSDDDIEKIAGLQLDLVVSRDTAIHAQVRKHQFKTRSAVVLEWMDISFGYINAMKLLFDKNIFADGRQHELLVEIFSYNYFVLYYVLDRFELNDADAQLVTDLHKMSSKFLAVPEYKDDLQLATKVCRTMIETKVLEADTAKLDIDGRTSDIKKENAPKKDKETVNDFYPIYTERPDGSIHERNSFSSISIKDVISWKPSHVFIIDIRTADDFYTSEISKVLLFPLVNIDPGLIRECHTFLDILNTVKGISMDAYRRLKHVTSYKYVVFYSNNNQVGDTELKFDSILRRQLKTSPPFIYWLEGGAIELEGWIAKFESKHDAGHSHITDSFESLPNSDLQNNFWRQTPPPSTAKTESAADLEYSRPPLPNPLTATNIPVQNPRSFVIQRPQTESAALNRTNFVPLVRLFNFGSTCYMNSMIQCLFTMPYFQNLFINRSKFSQILHTERSSLALSFNHLFMDLYRADGYYIVKPVRFVKLCAQLKPDFRIPYEQQDTSQFLYFIMEKLHNELKISDTPQNREMFKTGDPETDPFALYSSRKGYIKWHDSLVQSEGVSPINGLFQIQQESCLHCGRCGYQSYNFDYSSMLHLNLSGDEYHLSDLILKNLKVEELSDRFGNAWKCPSCEKMANRLSNLEHKCTEYTELDNLGSESDQSSKRKSFFNHRHKKTKDKRKNAPTRNTEYGKLNLSVLDPEERTEYESLKSTLSKPNVSFKSTAFIKLPKVLIIYLAKFDLYQKKLTNVNLHFARTLKFKLTRDGKEITYQYRLGSWIDHLGSSISSGHYTAVVSRNDEWFYCDDENISRLQYTENEVKDPDAYLLFYTLVGK; this is translated from the coding sequence ATGATAGATGAAACTGATGGCATGTCCAACGAGACACCCAATAATAGAAATTCCAATGATTCGATTTCGGCGGAAACGACTACTACAAAGAATTACCTAtcggatgatgatataGAGAAGATTGCCGGTCTTCAATTGGATTTGGTTGTATCCAGAGATACGGCAATTCATGCTCAAGTCCGCAAACACCAATTCAAAACAAGATCAGCGGTAGTTTTGGAATGGATGGATATATCGTTTGGATATATAAATGCGATGAAGTTACTTTTTGACAAGAATATTTTTGCCGATGGACGTCAGCATGAACttcttgttgaaatttttaGCTACAACTACTTTGTTTTGTACTATGTTCTAGACAGATTTGAGTTGAACGATGCTGATGCACAATTGGTGACTGATCTTCATAAAATGtcttcaaagtttttggCTGTTCCCGAGTATAAAGATGACCTTCAATTAGCAACAAAGGTGTGCCGTACGATGATTGAAACCAAGGTCTTAGAGGCGGATACAGCAAAACTTGACATTGACGGTCGCACTTCTGATattaagaaagaaaatgctCCAAAAAAGGACAAAGAAACAGTAAATGACTTTTATCCGATATACACAGAACGGCCAGATGGTTCAATTCACGAAAGAAATAGCTTCAGTAGCATTTCAATTAAGGATGTAATTTCCTGGAAGCCAAGCCACGTATTTATCATTGATATAAGAACAGCTGATGATTTCTACACTTCAGAAATATCCAAAGTTTTACTGTTTCCATTAGTCAATATTGACCCAGGGTTGATTCGGGAGTGTCACACATTCTTAGACATTTTGAATACAGTCAAGGGGATTAGTATGGATGCATATCGAAGATTGAAGCATGTCACATCGTACAAGTATGTTGTCTTCTACTCTAACAACAACCAAGTTGGTGACACGGAATTGAAGTTTGACTCCATTCTGCGAAGGCAACTCAAAACGTCTCCACCATTCATATATTGGCTAGAAGGAGGTGCTATAGAGCTTGAAGGTTGGATAGCGAAGTTTGAGTCTAAGCATGATGCTGGTCATAGCCACATTACAGATTCATTTGAATCGTTACCGAACTCGGATTTACAAAATAACTTTTGGAGACAAACTCCACCTCCAAGTACAGCGAAGACTGAATCTGCCGCAGATTTGGAATACTCTAGGCCTCCTCTACCAAATCCATTAACTGCAACCAACATTCCTGTGCAAAATCCCAGAAGTTTCGTAATTCAGAGACCACAAACAGAGAGTGCTGCTTTAAACAGGACCAATTTTGTTCCATTGGTTCgtctttttaatttcggAAGCACCTGTTATATGAACTCTATGATTCAATGCTTGTTCACAATGCCATACTTTCAGAATCTTTTCATCAATAGAAGTAAGTTTTCCCAAATTCTTCACACTGAGAGATCATCTCTTGCCTTATCCTTTAATCATCTTTTCATGGATTTATACAGAGCTGATGGTTACTACATAGTGAAACCGGTAAGATTTGTCAAGCTTTGTGCACAGTTGAAACCAGATTTTAGAATTCCTTATGAGCAGCAAGACACTTCCCAATTCCTATATTTCATAATGGAAAAACTTCACAATGAGTTGAAAATCTCAGATACGCCACAAAATAGGGAAATGTTCAAGACAGGTGATCCTGAGACTGACCCATTTGCATTGTATTCTTCAAGAAAAGGATATATTAAATGGCATGACTCTTTGGTTCAGAGTGAAGGGGTCTCTCCAATTAATGGacttttccaaattcaaCAAGAATCATGTCTGCACTGTGGACGATGTGGTTATCAATCTTACAACTTTGATTACAGCTCAATGCTTCATCTTAACTTGAGTGGGGACGAATACCATTTGAGCGAtcttattttgaagaatctAAAAGTTGAGGAACTCAGTGATAGATTTGGGAATGCTTGGAAATGTCCATCATGCGAGAAAATGGCCAATAGACTGTCCAACTTAGAGCATAAATGTACTGAATATACAGAATTGGACAATTTAGGCAGTGAGTCTGATCAGAGCTCAAAGAGAAAGAGCTTTTTCAACCATAGGCACAAGAAGACCAAGgataagagaaaaaatgCACCTACTAGAAATACTGAATACGGCAAATTGAATCTGTCTGTACTTGATCCCGAGGAGAGAACAGAGTATGAATCATTGAAATCAACACTTTCCAAGCCAAATGTGTCTTTCAAATCCACGGCGTTCATAAAATTACCAAAAGTGCTTATAATCTACTTAGCAAAGTTCGATTTATATCAGAAGAAGCTTACGAACGTCAATCTTCACTTTGCAAGAACGTTAAAATTCAAACTTACGCGTGATGGTAAGGAAATTACTTATCAGTACCGATTAGGTTCATGGATTGATCATTTAGGATCATCCATATCTTCGGGTCACTATACGGCGGTTGTGAGCCGTAACGATGAGTGGTTCTATTgcgatgatgaaaatatcaGTAGATTACAGTACACTGAAAATGAAGTGAAGGACCCAGAtgcatatttattattttatacGTTAGTGGGTAAGTAG
- the GSY1 gene encoding glycogen synthase isoform 1 (CAZy:GT3): MTRDVKNHLLFEVATEVANRVGGIYSVLKSKAPVTVAEYKERYALIGPLNRKSAAVEVEELPVTNPELKATLDAMYSRGIRYIYGRWLIEGAPRVILFDLGSASHFLNEWKSDLWNVAGIPTPPTDTETNDAVLLGYLAAWFIGELCCHETKKAIILHAHEWLAGVAIPLCRQRKIDCATIFTTHATLLGRYLCAGSVDFYNNLDKFDVDYEAGKRGIYHRYCIERAAAHSADVFTTVSHITAYEAENLLKRKPDGVLPNGLNVVKFQAVHEFQNLHAEKKEKINEFVRGHFYGQLDFSLDNTLYFFIAGRYEYRNKGVDLYIEALARLNHKLKDIGSKMTVVAFIIMPASSHSYTVEALRGQAVVKQLESSIHDVQRSMGKRLSEWCQDPSHCSSKGQIELPDLDDLLRPADRVLLKRRMFALKRDSLPPIVTHNMVNDATDPILNQIRSCQLFNKKEDRVKIVFHPEFLSSSSPVLPLDYDEFVRGCHMGVFPSYYEPWGYTPAECTVMGIPSITTNLSGFGCYMEDLIENPVDYGIYIVDRRMKSVDDSINQMVDMMFSFCQKTRRQRINQRNRVERLSDLLDWRRMGLEYVKARTLALKRAYPGMFSKESNPFENNDLKVARPLSVPGSPKDRLSNGAMTPGDLGTLQESNDASYLSWLNRDDDEDVTLRGASVSASPRRNSAISSPK; this comes from the coding sequence ATGACTCGTGACGTGAAAAACCACCTTTTGTTCGAGGTGGCCACCGAGGTTGCAAACAGAGTTGGAGGTATTTATTCTGTGCTTAAATCGAAGGCACCAGTTACCGTTGCCGAGTACAAGGAGAGGTACGCATTAATCGGACCTCTGAATAGGAAGTCGGCAGCAGTGGAAGTCGAGGAGCTCCCAGTGACAAATCCTGAGCTCAAAGCTACGCTAGATGCAATGTATAGCCGTGGAATAAGATACATATACGGCCGTTGGTTAATTGAAGGAGCACCAAGAGTCATTCTTTTCGACTTAGGCTCTGCATCACATTTCCTCAACGAGTGGAAGTCGGATCTTTGGAATGTCGCGGGGATTCCAACCCCACCGACAGATACAGAGACAAACGATGCCGTTTTGCTCGGATATCTTGCAGCCTGGTTTATTGGTGAGTTATGCTGCCACGAAACCAAGAAGGCCATCATCTTGCATGCCCACGAGTGGCTTGCAGGTGTCGCAATTCCTCTTTGCCGGCAGAGGAAAATCGACTGTGCGACAATCTTCACTACACATGCCACTTTGCTCGGCAGGTATCTTTGTGCCGGCTCGGTCGACTTCTACAACAATCTAGACAAGTTTGACGTGGATTACGAGGCTGGAAAACGTGGAATATATCACAGGTACTGCATCGAGAGGGCGGCAGCACACTCGGCTGACGTTTTTACGACGGTTTCGCACATCACAGCCTACGAGGCGGAAAACTTGTTGAAGAGAAAGCCGGACGGGGTTCTTCCAAATGGCCTGAACGTGGTTAAGTTCCAGGCCGTGCATGAGTTCCAGAACTTGCACgcggaaaagaaggagaagattAACGAGTTTGTTCGCGGCCACTTCTACGGACAGCTAGACTTCTCGCTAGACAACACGCTCTACTTCTTCATCGCCGGCCGGTACGAGTACAGAAACAAAGGTGTGGATCTCTACATCGAGGCACTTGCACGTTTGAACCACAAGTTGAAGGACATCGGATCCAAGATGACTGTCGTGGCCTTTATCATCATGCCTGCATCCTCGCACTCATACACTGTGGAGGCACTTCGTGGACAGGCAGTTGTCAAACAGCTGGAATCGTCGATTCATGATGTTCAGCGGTCGATGGGCAAGCGTCTGTCCGAATGGTGTCAGGATCCAAGTCATTGCTCCAGCAAGGGCCAGATCGAGCTTCCAGACTTGGATGACTTGCTAAGACCAGCCGACAGGGTTCTCTTGAAGCGTCGTATGTTTGCCTTAAAGAGAGACTCACTGCCACCAATCGTGACACACAACATGGTGAACGATGCCACCGATCCAATTCTCAACCAGATCCGGTCCTGCCAGCTGTTCAACAAGAAGGAGGACAGGGTGAAGATTGTGTTCCATCCGGAATTCCTCAGCTCTTCGAGCCCCGTGCTCCCATTGGACTACGATGAGTTTGTGAGAGGATGCCATATGGGTGTTTTCCCATCTTACTACGAACCCTGGGGATACACGCCGGCTGAGTGTACCGTGATGGGTATTCCATCAATCACGACGAACCTTTCAGGCTTTGGATGCTACATGGAGGATTTGATCGAGAACCCGGTGGATTACGGTATCTATATTGTCGACAGAAGAATGAAGTCCGTCGATGACTCTATCAACCAGATGGTTGACATGATGTTCAGCTTCTGCCAGAAGACTAGGAGGCAGAGAATCAACCAGAGAAACAGAGTCGAGCGGTTGAGCGATCTCTTGGACTGGAGGAGAATGGGTTTGGAGTACGTCAAGGCCCGTACTTTGGCTCTGAAAAGAGCATATCCTGGAATGTTCTCCAAGGAGAGTAATCCGTTCGAGAATAATGACTTGAAAGTTGCCAGGCCTTTGAGCGTTCCTGGTTCTCCAAAGGATAGGTTGAGTAACGGTGCTATGACTCCAGGAGACCTTGGAACACTTCAGGAGTCCAATGATGCCAGTTACCTCTCATGGTTGAACagagatgatgatgaggatgtcACTTTGAGAGGTGCCAGTGTCAGCGCCTCGCCTCGTAGAAACAGTGCCATCTCCTCGCCGAAATAG
- a CDS encoding uncharacterized protein (BUSCO:EOG09264Z1B) produces the protein MKLFMKDFEVTLVNNSMKEFYVNFAGPKDSLYEGGLWKIHVQLPDEYPYKSPSIGFKNTIYHPNIDERSGSVCLDVINQTWSPMFDMVNIFEQFLPQLLRYPNAADPLNPDASNLYHKSKRQYEETVRDYVKSYADPDQVRTMIILPEDSESKISKPEVATDVASDVSMDTRKINSEKTQGDAILTETDDNVDDEVLSADEHLEDDMEEIDNAIDENYDDAEEENLEMSVDEEIGETMDL, from the coding sequence ATGAAGCTTTTCATGAAGGACTTTGAAGTTACCTTGGTTAATAATAGCATGAAAGAATTCTACGTCAACTTTGCCGGGCCGAAAGATTCATTATACGAAGGTGGTCTTTGGAAAATACATGTGCAACTTCCTGACGAATATCCTTACAAATCCCCCTCAATTGGTTTCAAGAACACCATATACCATCCAAATATAGACGAGAGATCAGGATCAGTTTGTCTTGATGTCATAAACCAAACTTGGTCTCCCATGTTCGACATGGTTAACATTTTCGAGCAATTTCTTCCACAACTTCTTAGATATCCGAACGCTGCAGATCCATTGAATCCGGATGCGTCAAATCTATACcacaaaagcaaaagacAATACGAGGAGACAGTTAGGGACTATGTGAAGTCATATGCAGATCCAGATCAGGTAAGAACGATGATTATCTTACCCGAAGATAGCGAATCAAAGATTTCCAAACCTGAGGTTGCCACAGATGTTGCCTCAGACGTTTCCATGGACACTCGGAAAATCAACAGTGAGAAAACGCAAGGTGACGCAATTCTAACCGAAACAGACGATAATGTGGATGACGAAGTCTTGAGTGCAGATGAGCACCTGGAAGATGATATGGAAGAAATAGATAATGCAATAGACGAAAATTACGACGATgcagaggaggaaaatcTTGAGATGTCGGTAGATGAGGAAATAGGAGAAACTATGGATCTTTAG